A part of Desulfobacter sp. genomic DNA contains:
- the rpmJ gene encoding 50S ribosomal protein L36, which translates to MKVRASVKKICRDCKVIKRRGVIRVICVNKRHKQRQG; encoded by the coding sequence ATGAAAGTAAGAGCATCTGTTAAAAAAATTTGTAGGGACTGCAAAGTCATCAAACGGCGCGGCGTCATTCGAGTGATCTGCGTTAACAAGCGTCACAAACAGCGTCAGGGATAG
- the rplQ gene encoding 50S ribosomal protein L17 translates to MKHRKSVLKLNRTSAHRKAMFRNMVTSLFKHSSIKTTEAKAKGLRPIADKMITLAKRGDLHARRQALAVIREKDVVHALFEEVSEKFASRQGGYTRITKLGPRKGDVAPMVKIELIFD, encoded by the coding sequence ATGAAGCATAGAAAATCCGTATTAAAACTGAACAGGACCTCTGCACACAGAAAGGCGATGTTTAGAAACATGGTAACTTCTCTGTTCAAACACAGCAGCATCAAAACCACCGAAGCCAAAGCAAAGGGCCTGAGACCCATTGCAGACAAGATGATCACCCTGGCCAAACGGGGCGATCTCCATGCCAGACGCCAGGCGCTGGCGGTCATCCGTGAAAAAGATGTTGTCCATGCCCTCTTTGAAGAGGTATCAGAGAAGTTTGCTTCCAGACAGGGTGGATATACCCGAATCACCAAGCTTGGACCCCGGAAGGGCGATGTGGCCCCCATGGTCAAGATTGAGCTGATTTTCGACTAG
- a CDS encoding cache domain-containing protein, with the protein MKFKHLTFRNRLIFSFLLIAVPLILASNGILYFQVKKILERGIENELQQSADTLAGLIRTTAGITIKTRLQGIAEKNFEIAEYYYSKHRSGLMTRQQAINTIEEIFLNQSIGISGYIYCLNSRGDAIIHPNERIKGINLAHMEFARKQMAMKDGYLEYKWKSQGDDSPRLKAVFMAYYKPLDWIISASTYMDEFSYLVDVDEFKDEVLDFKSGKSGYAFIIDESGTFLVHPTQFGEMPIDAFKETAVIKNMLDQKNGKFRYTWQSPKDSSLRDKLVIFKHLPEYHWIIGATSYTDEVYTPLYTFSTILLADILIIPAAFALLAFLASKSITRPLDRLADTLDAGAKGDYTIRMTPGPDDELGKIAGHFNAFMDQLEKYHDQLNQEIQKTVDTQAALVDNELKLRGLFNRSFQFTCILSPYGILEEINQSLMDFAGCTEGEVLYRPYWDMPWWEDHEEEKIQPVMAALQKAKQGETVRLETTHVDRAGRVKNIDMSVKPIFNTNSDVEFIVVEGRDITELKQGEDERRKLAVQLEKSQKMEAIGTLAGGIAHDFNNILSSIFGYAQLAEMTLDTPSKTRSHLAQIVKGAQRATGLVQQILTFSRQNDFEKKPLKFRLVLKEALKLLRSSIPTTIDIVSRVNSRDMVNADPTQMHQVIMNLCTNAFHAMQDTGGVMTVSLDTVDAPEEAHCDDSTKARCGPYLKLEITDTGHGMDRKTLEKAFDPYFTTKEVGHGTGFGLALVHAIVDEHEGFIHAESEPGVGSSFYIYLPVVDDRRNERPSPLLTDAAPIGGSETVMVVDDEPDIRDFIRELLEKFGYTVHLYEDGQRALEAFARTPDLFDLVVTDMTMPAMTGLVLADEISKLRTGVPVILCSGYNDSLSDKGPGSLSVTCFLQKPIINKEFLNCVREALDNT; encoded by the coding sequence ATGAAATTTAAACATCTCACATTCAGAAACAGGCTGATTTTTTCGTTTTTACTCATTGCAGTACCACTCATTCTGGCCTCCAACGGCATTCTTTACTTCCAGGTTAAAAAAATTCTGGAACGCGGGATCGAAAATGAACTCCAACAAAGTGCCGACACCCTGGCCGGCCTGATCCGGACCACCGCAGGCATTACAATAAAAACCCGGCTTCAGGGTATTGCTGAGAAAAACTTTGAAATCGCCGAATATTACTACTCCAAGCATCGATCCGGCCTGATGACCCGCCAGCAAGCCATCAACACCATCGAAGAAATTTTTCTCAATCAGTCCATCGGTATCTCAGGATATATCTACTGCCTTAACAGCCGGGGCGACGCCATTATCCACCCCAACGAAAGAATCAAGGGCATCAATCTGGCACACATGGAATTCGCCCGCAAACAAATGGCCATGAAAGACGGGTATCTGGAATACAAATGGAAATCTCAAGGCGATGATTCACCCCGCCTCAAAGCAGTCTTTATGGCATATTACAAACCCCTTGACTGGATCATTTCGGCCTCGACTTACATGGACGAATTCAGCTACCTTGTAGACGTAGATGAATTCAAGGATGAAGTACTTGACTTCAAATCAGGTAAAAGCGGCTATGCCTTTATTATTGATGAATCCGGAACTTTTCTGGTCCACCCCACTCAATTCGGGGAAATGCCGATAGATGCGTTTAAAGAGACGGCGGTAATAAAGAATATGCTGGACCAGAAAAACGGAAAATTCAGATATACCTGGCAAAGCCCCAAGGACAGCAGTTTACGGGATAAACTGGTTATTTTCAAACACCTTCCTGAATACCATTGGATCATCGGAGCCACAAGCTATACGGACGAAGTTTATACCCCCTTATATACCTTCAGCACCATACTTCTAGCCGATATTCTCATTATTCCTGCTGCCTTTGCCCTGCTTGCGTTTCTGGCATCTAAATCAATCACCCGTCCCCTTGACCGGCTGGCTGACACCCTGGATGCCGGCGCCAAAGGCGATTATACCATCCGCATGACTCCCGGGCCGGATGATGAATTAGGAAAAATAGCCGGGCATTTTAACGCCTTCATGGACCAGCTTGAAAAATACCACGACCAGCTGAACCAGGAAATCCAAAAAACGGTGGATACCCAGGCCGCCCTGGTCGACAACGAACTCAAGCTCAGGGGATTGTTCAACCGGTCCTTTCAGTTCACTTGTATTTTATCCCCCTACGGCATTTTGGAAGAAATCAACCAAAGTTTAATGGACTTTGCCGGGTGCACAGAAGGAGAAGTCCTGTACCGTCCATACTGGGATATGCCATGGTGGGAGGATCATGAAGAAGAAAAAATTCAGCCGGTAATGGCCGCTCTCCAAAAAGCAAAACAGGGGGAAACCGTCCGCCTGGAAACCACCCATGTCGACCGGGCAGGCCGGGTCAAAAATATAGATATGTCGGTCAAACCCATATTCAACACCAATTCTGATGTGGAATTTATCGTGGTTGAGGGGCGTGATATCACGGAATTGAAGCAGGGGGAAGATGAACGGCGAAAACTGGCGGTCCAGCTTGAAAAATCGCAGAAAATGGAGGCCATCGGGACCTTGGCCGGCGGCATCGCCCACGATTTCAACAATATCCTGTCCAGCATTTTCGGTTACGCCCAATTGGCCGAAATGACCCTGGACACCCCGTCTAAAACCCGCAGCCACCTGGCCCAGATTGTAAAAGGCGCCCAGCGGGCGACGGGACTGGTTCAGCAGATACTCACCTTCAGCCGGCAGAATGATTTTGAAAAAAAACCGCTTAAATTCAGGCTGGTGCTAAAAGAAGCCCTGAAGCTGCTCAGGTCGTCAATTCCGACAACCATAGATATTGTATCCAGGGTAAACAGCCGGGATATGGTCAATGCTGATCCCACACAGATGCACCAGGTGATTATGAACCTTTGCACCAACGCCTTCCATGCCATGCAGGACACCGGAGGGGTTATGACTGTGAGCCTGGATACGGTCGATGCCCCCGAAGAGGCCCATTGTGATGACAGCACCAAAGCCCGGTGCGGCCCCTATTTAAAACTGGAAATCACCGACACCGGCCACGGCATGGACAGAAAAACCCTGGAAAAGGCGTTTGATCCCTATTTCACCACCAAAGAAGTCGGCCACGGCACGGGATTCGGACTGGCACTCGTCCATGCCATTGTGGACGAACATGAGGGATTTATTCATGCAGAAAGCGAACCTGGTGTGGGGTCAAGTTTTTATATTTATCTGCCGGTGGTTGACGATAGAAGAAATGAAAGGCCCTCCCCCCTTCTCACCGATGCCGCCCCCATTGGCGGCAGTGAGACGGTTATGGTGGTGGATGATGAGCCGGATATCCGGGATTTCATACGTGAACTGCTTGAAAAATTCGGCTATACCGTACATCTTTATGAAGACGGGCAGAGGGCGCTTGAAGCATTTGCCAGGACACCCGATCTATTCGATCTTGTGGTTACGGATATGACCATGCCGGCCATGACCGGGCTTGTACTTGCCGATGAAATTTCAAAACTGAGAACAGGGGTGCCTGTCATATTATGCTCAGGATACAACGACAGTCTGTCCGACAAGGGGCCGGGCAGTTTATCGGTTACCTGCTTTCTGCAGAAGCCCATCATCAACAAGGAGTTTCTTAACTGCGTCAGGGAAGCCCTGGACAACACGTAA
- the cobA gene encoding uroporphyrinogen-III C-methyltransferase produces MSNHTGKVYLIGAGPGDPGLLTIKAKECIESADVVVYDYLASPYLLEYARKDAEVIYVGKKGGDHTLTQDKINLLLVDKAKEGKSVARLKGGDPFVFGRGGEEAQELLEYGVSYEVVPGVTSAISAPAYAGIPVTHRDHTSFVSFITGHERPDKAESRMQWDVFAKSDATLVFLMGVKNLANIVKNLMANGKPADTPVALVRWGTTTRQQTVTGTLETIVDVVKKAGLKSPAIIVVGHVVSLREELAWFDKKPLFGKRIVITRARAQASGLVAELNRLGAQCIEIPTIKITPPKDRTPLEEAIDNLDKYDWLVLTSVNGVKFFFDTLFKKGKDVRALGHLKFACIGPVTKERLADYGIISDILPETYRAESVVDAFSDVDIKDKKVLLPRAKKARTILPEELTKMGALVDEVTAYETELADDGKEALIDLLRDNAVDAVTFTSSSTVSNFISLLENEDAPALLKDVALASIGPITSDTAKSLGLTPTVEADPYTIQGVIDALLSHYAGN; encoded by the coding sequence ATGAGTAATCACACAGGCAAGGTATACCTCATCGGTGCCGGCCCAGGAGACCCCGGGCTGCTCACCATCAAAGCCAAAGAATGCATTGAAAGCGCAGATGTTGTGGTCTACGACTACCTGGCCTCTCCCTATCTGCTGGAATATGCCCGCAAAGATGCAGAGGTTATCTATGTGGGAAAAAAGGGCGGGGACCACACCCTGACCCAGGATAAGATCAACCTGCTTCTGGTGGACAAGGCCAAAGAAGGTAAAAGCGTGGCCCGCCTCAAGGGCGGCGACCCCTTTGTATTCGGACGGGGGGGCGAAGAAGCCCAGGAACTGCTGGAATACGGGGTCTCCTACGAAGTGGTGCCCGGGGTAACCTCGGCCATCTCCGCCCCTGCCTACGCCGGCATCCCCGTGACCCACAGGGACCATACCTCCTTTGTCTCCTTCATCACCGGCCATGAACGGCCGGATAAGGCGGAAAGCCGGATGCAGTGGGATGTATTTGCCAAATCCGACGCCACCCTGGTTTTTCTCATGGGGGTGAAAAACCTGGCGAACATCGTGAAAAACCTCATGGCCAACGGCAAACCCGCAGACACCCCGGTGGCCTTGGTCAGATGGGGGACCACCACCCGGCAGCAGACCGTCACCGGCACCCTTGAAACCATTGTGGATGTGGTAAAGAAGGCGGGACTGAAATCGCCTGCCATCATCGTGGTGGGCCATGTGGTCTCCCTGCGGGAGGAACTGGCCTGGTTCGACAAAAAGCCCCTGTTCGGCAAACGCATTGTCATCACCCGGGCCCGGGCCCAGGCCTCCGGCCTGGTGGCGGAACTGAACCGGCTGGGCGCCCAGTGCATTGAAATCCCCACCATAAAGATTACTCCGCCAAAAGACAGGACGCCCCTGGAAGAGGCCATAGACAACCTGGATAAATACGACTGGCTGGTGCTGACCTCGGTGAACGGGGTGAAGTTCTTCTTTGACACCCTCTTTAAAAAAGGCAAAGACGTCAGGGCCCTGGGCCACCTGAAATTCGCCTGCATCGGGCCGGTGACCAAGGAGCGGCTGGCGGATTACGGCATCATCTCCGATATCCTGCCGGAAACCTATAGGGCGGAATCCGTTGTGGACGCCTTCTCGGATGTGGACATCAAGGATAAGAAGGTCCTGCTGCCCCGGGCCAAAAAGGCCAGAACCATCCTGCCCGAGGAGCTGACCAAAATGGGCGCCCTGGTGGATGAGGTCACGGCCTATGAGACCGAACTGGCCGACGACGGCAAGGAAGCCCTCATCGACCTGCTCCGGGACAATGCAGTGGATGCGGTAACCTTTACCTCCTCCTCCACGGTGAGCAATTTCATCTCCCTGCTTGAAAATGAAGACGCCCCTGCCCTGCTCAAGGACGTGGCCCTGGCCAGTATCGGCCCCATCACCTCGGATACGGCAAAATCCCTTGGGCTGACGCCCACGGTGGAGGCCGATCCTTACACCATCCAGGGGGTTATTGACGCCCTGCTCTCTCACTATGCAGGTAACTAG
- the rpsM gene encoding 30S ribosomal protein S13 — MARIAGVDLPRDKHAWIALTYIYGIGRSRSKMILDKTGIEHTTKAGDLTEEQVNEIRKVIDAEFKVEGELRSEVSMNIKRLMDLGCYRGLRHRKGLPCHGQRTSTNARTRKGPKRAAVKKKK, encoded by the coding sequence TTGGCACGTATTGCAGGTGTAGATTTACCGAGAGACAAGCATGCATGGATCGCTTTAACCTATATCTACGGTATCGGACGCAGCAGATCCAAAATGATACTGGACAAAACCGGTATCGAACATACAACCAAGGCCGGTGACCTGACCGAAGAGCAGGTAAATGAGATCAGGAAGGTTATCGACGCCGAATTCAAGGTGGAAGGTGAACTTCGTTCCGAGGTTTCCATGAACATCAAACGGCTCATGGACCTTGGCTGCTACAGGGGCCTCCGCCACCGTAAAGGCCTTCCCTGCCACGGACAGCGGACCAGCACCAACGCAAGAACCCGTAAAGGTCCCAAACGCGCGGCTGTTAAGAAGAAAAAATAG
- the rpsD gene encoding 30S ribosomal protein S4: MARYRGSVCRQCRRENMKLFLKGDRCFSDKCSFDRRSFPPGEHGQKRSKQSDYGIQLREKQKVRRIYGVSEKQFRIAFKKADRQKGITGTNLLQMLESRLDNTVFRMGFVNSRNQGRHFVRHNHFTVNGKKVNIPSYQVKQGDVIEVREKSRNIQAIAESLEAIVRRGVPQWLEINKENFKGEVKGAPAREDITLPIQEQLIVELYSK, encoded by the coding sequence TTGGCACGTTATAGAGGATCTGTCTGCCGGCAGTGCAGACGCGAAAATATGAAGCTTTTTCTGAAGGGCGACCGCTGTTTTTCAGACAAATGCAGTTTTGACAGAAGAAGTTTTCCTCCGGGGGAACACGGACAGAAGAGAAGCAAACAGTCCGACTACGGCATCCAGCTTCGTGAAAAACAGAAAGTCCGCCGGATTTACGGCGTTTCTGAAAAGCAGTTCAGAATCGCTTTCAAGAAAGCCGACCGTCAGAAGGGCATCACTGGTACCAACCTGCTGCAGATGCTTGAATCCCGCCTGGACAACACCGTTTTCCGCATGGGATTCGTGAACTCCAGAAACCAGGGACGCCATTTTGTTCGCCACAACCACTTCACCGTCAACGGCAAGAAAGTTAACATTCCCTCTTACCAGGTGAAACAGGGCGACGTGATCGAAGTCCGTGAAAAGAGCAGAAATATCCAGGCAATTGCCGAATCTCTGGAAGCCATCGTGAGACGCGGTGTGCCCCAGTGGCTTGAAATCAATAAAGAAAACTTCAAGGGCGAAGTAAAAGGCGCTCCTGCAAGGGAAGATATTACACTGCCCATCCAGGAACAGTTGATCGTCGAGCTTTATTCTAAATAG
- a CDS encoding DNA-directed RNA polymerase subunit alpha — MSSENLAYVNWREMIKPEKLDVTTTSTYGKFVCEPLERGYGITIGNSLRRIILSSIYGAAIVSVKFDDALHEYSVISDVREDVSEIILNLKELKLKVEDTEDKILTLNITGEAEVTGADIVSPDGKVEILNPEQHIATVNKNGVLNMVMVVKTGKGYALASANKDEDAPIGTIPIDSVFSPIKRVKYVVGTSRIGQKTDYDKLTLEVWTDGSVTPDDAVAYGAKILKEQMNPFINFDEELEPDDVEVKTDDSDKGFNENIYRSVDELELSVRSSNCLKNARIHTIYQLVQKTDSEMLKTKNFGRKSLNEIKEVLSTMGLSLGMDLEGFEPPEEEINQEGE, encoded by the coding sequence ATGTCATCTGAAAACCTTGCATATGTAAACTGGCGAGAGATGATCAAGCCGGAGAAGCTTGATGTTACCACAACATCCACATACGGCAAATTCGTATGTGAACCCCTGGAAAGGGGGTACGGTATCACCATCGGCAACTCTCTGCGGCGGATCATTCTATCATCCATATACGGTGCGGCCATAGTTTCTGTGAAATTTGATGATGCCCTTCATGAATACAGCGTGATCTCTGATGTCCGTGAAGATGTCTCCGAAATTATTCTCAACCTTAAGGAACTGAAGCTTAAGGTTGAGGATACCGAAGACAAGATTCTCACGCTTAACATCACAGGCGAGGCCGAAGTAACCGGTGCCGACATTGTCAGCCCGGACGGTAAGGTCGAAATTCTGAATCCCGAACAGCATATTGCCACTGTCAATAAAAACGGTGTGCTCAATATGGTCATGGTGGTAAAAACCGGTAAAGGCTATGCTTTGGCATCGGCCAATAAAGACGAGGATGCGCCCATCGGCACCATCCCCATCGATTCGGTTTTTTCTCCCATTAAGCGGGTAAAGTACGTGGTGGGAACATCCAGGATCGGGCAGAAAACAGACTATGACAAACTTACCCTTGAGGTCTGGACAGATGGCAGTGTAACACCTGACGATGCCGTAGCCTATGGAGCTAAAATCCTTAAGGAACAGATGAACCCCTTCATCAATTTCGATGAAGAGCTTGAACCCGATGATGTCGAAGTCAAAACCGACGACTCAGACAAGGGATTCAACGAGAACATCTACCGGTCCGTGGACGAATTGGAGCTGTCCGTAAGAAGCTCCAACTGCCTGAAAAATGCCAGAATCCATACCATTTACCAGCTGGTCCAGAAAACAGACAGTGAAATGCTCAAGACCAAGAACTTCGGCAGAAAATCCCTTAACGAGATTAAGGAAGTGCTGAGTACCATGGGTCTGTCCCTGGGTATGGATCTTGAAGGATTTGAACCGCCGGAAGAAGAGATTAATCAGGAAGGAGAATAA
- the moaA gene encoding GTP 3',8-cyclase MoaA — MIAGNRPINYLRISVTDRCNFRCRYCMPATPFRVIEHDRIARYEEILRITNLACDMGITKVRITGGEPFARKGILSFLERLCRIDALKDISITTNGALLTRDKLKAIKAMGISRLNFSLDTLDPQRFKEITRRDRFHQVWQAIETAHMLGFSPLKINTVALRGFNDDEIQDIAGLTLKYPFHIRFIEYMPMGDTPVEKAQQILTSDIQEIITANHGPLTPVPRGENDGPAKNYRLNNAKGILGFITPVSSHFCSECNRLRLTSRGTLRPCLLRNYETDILTPLRAGAKDNELQQIIDATLAQKPLFHDLGSRSVKDAPISHMTSIGG; from the coding sequence ATGATTGCAGGCAACCGTCCCATTAATTACCTGAGGATCTCAGTCACGGACCGGTGCAACTTCAGGTGCCGGTACTGTATGCCCGCAACCCCCTTCAGGGTGATAGAGCACGACCGGATTGCCAGATATGAGGAAATTCTGAGGATCACCAACCTTGCCTGTGACATGGGCATTACCAAGGTGAGAATCACAGGGGGAGAACCATTTGCCCGCAAAGGGATTCTCTCCTTTCTGGAACGGCTCTGCCGGATCGATGCCCTAAAGGACATTTCCATCACCACCAACGGGGCCCTGCTTACCCGGGACAAGCTGAAGGCCATCAAGGCAATGGGGATTTCCCGCCTGAACTTCAGCCTGGACACCCTGGATCCCCAGCGGTTCAAGGAAATCACCCGGCGGGACCGGTTCCACCAGGTATGGCAGGCCATAGAAACGGCCCATATGCTGGGCTTCTCTCCCCTGAAAATTAACACCGTGGCCCTGCGGGGATTCAACGACGATGAAATCCAGGATATTGCAGGGCTCACCCTGAAATATCCCTTCCACATCAGGTTCATTGAATATATGCCCATGGGAGATACCCCTGTGGAAAAGGCACAGCAGATCCTCACCAGTGACATCCAGGAGATCATCACGGCAAACCACGGCCCCCTGACGCCGGTGCCCCGGGGCGAAAACGACGGTCCGGCAAAAAACTACAGGCTGAACAATGCCAAGGGTATCCTCGGGTTCATAACACCGGTGAGCTCCCATTTCTGCAGTGAGTGCAACCGGCTGCGGCTGACCTCCCGGGGGACACTCCGTCCCTGCCTGCTGAGAAACTATGAAACAGACATTCTCACCCCTCTTCGGGCCGGCGCAAAGGACAATGAACTGCAACAGATCATTGACGCCACCCTGGCCCAAAAACCCCTGTTTCACGACCTGGGCAGCCGAAGTGTCAAAGATGCCCCCATCAGCCATATGACCAGTATTGGCGGCTGA
- the rpsK gene encoding 30S ribosomal protein S11, with amino-acid sequence MAKKSKKTITKKRVKKNISTGIVHIQSTFNNTIVTIADENGNTISWSSAGMQGFKGSRKSTPFAAKLVAEDAGAKAMEHGMKNVGVYVKGPGPGRESALRALHALGFNISMIKDVTPVPHNGCRPPKRRRV; translated from the coding sequence ATGGCAAAAAAGTCTAAAAAAACCATAACCAAGAAACGGGTAAAAAAGAATATCTCCACAGGTATTGTGCATATTCAGTCTACCTTTAATAACACCATCGTAACCATTGCAGATGAAAACGGCAACACCATCTCCTGGTCTTCCGCCGGCATGCAGGGGTTCAAAGGTTCCAGAAAGAGCACTCCCTTTGCCGCCAAGCTGGTGGCTGAGGATGCCGGTGCAAAAGCCATGGAACACGGCATGAAGAATGTCGGTGTATATGTAAAAGGCCCCGGACCCGGTCGTGAATCCGCCCTGCGTGCACTGCACGCCCTTGGATTCAACATTTCCATGATCAAAGATGTGACGCCGGTGCCCCACAATGGATGCCGTCCGCCCAAGAGAAGAAGAGTATAA
- a CDS encoding sigma-70 family RNA polymerase sigma factor, whose amino-acid sequence MDEAALVERLKLGQDWACDRLVRLYQERLLKIAYGITLDHEESREIVQDVFVNAVTNIAQFRGDRGLGPWLRKITINACLNWKRKWKRRFRWHHTSLEPDTEFLVYDRACQGSTPETKLREKQEERALDRAVGKLPEKIRTVFVLKTVEGLSYKEISRLLGIKEGTVSSRLFRAKKMILDHLETPHHTKGRTP is encoded by the coding sequence ATGGATGAAGCCGCCCTGGTGGAAAGGCTGAAACTTGGCCAGGACTGGGCATGCGACCGTTTGGTTCGGCTCTACCAGGAGCGGCTGCTGAAAATCGCTTACGGCATCACCCTGGACCATGAAGAGAGCCGGGAAATCGTCCAGGATGTCTTTGTCAATGCCGTCACCAATATTGCACAATTCCGGGGCGACAGAGGCCTGGGGCCCTGGCTGAGAAAAATCACCATCAACGCCTGCCTCAACTGGAAACGGAAGTGGAAACGGCGGTTCAGATGGCACCACACATCCCTGGAACCGGACACTGAATTCCTGGTCTACGACCGGGCATGCCAGGGCAGCACCCCGGAAACGAAACTCAGGGAAAAACAGGAAGAACGGGCCCTGGACCGGGCCGTGGGTAAACTGCCCGAAAAAATCAGGACGGTATTTGTGCTCAAAACAGTGGAAGGACTCTCCTACAAGGAAATTTCCCGGCTTCTGGGCATTAAGGAGGGCACCGTAAGCTCCAGGCTTTTCAGGGCTAAAAAAATGATTCTGGACCACCTGGAAACGCCCCATCATACCAAAGGGAGGACCCCATGA
- a CDS encoding zf-HC2 domain-containing protein, whose amino-acid sequence MISCTAYSEEFISRFVDNEVSSYKRDAFIRHMAGCPDCAAKEAAYRQLSLGVSRHIDAQAQRIQNELPPISVRRTTRPGGRRRSRGFTLKLASLGTAALILAVAVFPWTRTPINEPSAIVNSVDTTGSSVMIIDTPDTRHTIIWFSEI is encoded by the coding sequence ATGATATCGTGCACCGCCTATAGCGAAGAATTCATCAGTCGTTTTGTGGACAATGAGGTATCATCCTACAAGCGTGACGCCTTTATCCGCCACATGGCCGGTTGCCCCGACTGTGCCGCAAAGGAAGCGGCATACAGGCAGTTATCCCTGGGGGTCAGCCGCCATATTGACGCCCAGGCCCAGAGGATTCAAAATGAACTGCCCCCCATTTCCGTCCGCAGAACCACCCGTCCAGGAGGCCGCAGACGTTCAAGGGGATTCACTCTGAAACTCGCCTCATTGGGTACGGCGGCCCTGATTTTGGCGGTGGCCGTGTTCCCCTGGACCCGGACGCCGATCAATGAGCCGTCAGCCATTGTAAATTCAGTTGACACCACCGGCTCATCGGTTATGATCATTGACACCCCGGATACCCGGCACACCATTATCTGGTTTTCCGAAATCTGA
- a CDS encoding GGDEF domain-containing protein, with protein sequence MEIPKALIDRLKENEAIAKKFTEIEISILSILNFNDFFEGLLREISDKFSIPHIWISIISESRIAAQLKENNGTELLRRSSAFVPKAAFLSIIQNSSKPLLANQDLDRFSQLMPELGDYSIGSIAVAPITLDGEIVGSINQADLDPGRFEPGIDTSLLEQLALKVSLCLSNVTAHEQLKFLAFHDPLTGLLNRGVMERVMDREFLRAKRYETELSIIFLDLDDFKTINDSAGHDVGDNALCLIADTLTRLKRDSDIVARFAGDEFVAILPSTGKSQAENYIRRVTADLDAHPLAFKDQQFWVKLSYGIANAADEGVTDAPSLLKAADQALYREKSRKKSRL encoded by the coding sequence ATGGAAATACCCAAGGCATTAATTGACAGGCTCAAAGAAAACGAAGCCATTGCAAAAAAATTCACCGAAATTGAAATCAGCATCCTATCCATATTAAACTTCAATGATTTTTTTGAAGGGCTTTTACGAGAGATTTCCGATAAATTTTCAATTCCCCATATCTGGATCTCCATCATCAGTGAAAGCCGAATCGCGGCCCAGCTCAAAGAGAACAACGGTACCGAACTACTCAGGCGGTCATCGGCATTTGTGCCCAAAGCGGCCTTTCTCTCCATAATCCAAAATAGCAGCAAACCTCTTCTGGCCAACCAGGATTTGGACCGGTTCAGCCAGCTTATGCCGGAATTAGGCGATTATAGCATCGGATCCATCGCAGTGGCGCCCATCACACTTGACGGGGAGATCGTGGGCAGCATCAACCAGGCGGATCTGGATCCAGGCAGGTTCGAGCCGGGAATCGACACCTCTCTGCTGGAACAACTGGCCCTGAAGGTATCCCTCTGCCTTTCCAATGTAACTGCCCATGAACAGCTTAAATTTCTTGCCTTTCACGATCCGCTGACCGGCCTCTTGAACCGGGGGGTCATGGAGCGGGTAATGGACCGGGAATTTTTAAGGGCGAAACGGTATGAAACCGAATTATCCATCATATTTCTGGACCTAGACGATTTCAAAACCATCAATGACTCAGCCGGCCATGATGTGGGGGACAATGCCCTCTGCCTGATTGCCGACACCCTCACACGGCTCAAGAGGGATTCGGATATCGTGGCCCGGTTTGCCGGAGACGAATTCGTGGCCATCCTCCCCTCCACGGGTAAATCACAGGCAGAAAACTATATCAGGCGGGTCACCGCCGACCTGGACGCCCACCCCCTGGCATTCAAAGATCAACAGTTCTGGGTAAAACTGAGTTACGGCATCGCCAATGCAGCGGATGAAGGGGTAACCGATGCCCCGTCGCTGCTGAAAGCTGCGGACCAGGCACTCTACAGGGAAAAAAGCAGAAAAAAATCACGACTGTAA
- the infA gene encoding translation initiation factor IF-1 produces MAKEEPIKVDGKVLETLPNAMFRVELENGHVLLAHISGKMRMHFIKILPGDKVTVEISPYDLSRGRITYRYK; encoded by the coding sequence ATGGCAAAAGAAGAGCCCATCAAAGTCGACGGGAAAGTCCTTGAAACGCTTCCCAATGCCATGTTCAGAGTGGAGCTTGAAAACGGCCACGTTCTGTTGGCCCACATATCTGGGAAAATGAGGATGCACTTTATTAAGATTCTTCCCGGTGACAAAGTAACCGTGGAAATATCGCCCTATGATCTGAGCCGCGGCAGAATAACGTACAGATATAAATAA